The proteins below are encoded in one region of Kineococcus mangrovi:
- a CDS encoding FAD-binding oxidoreductase: MRVGVAETFVHELRGRIPGERVVCGPDALALACRPPDAAAGTGPAALVRCRHAADVLLAVRAAREAGLPLSVLGRGHDRAGRSPVAGGVVLDVQDLRSVAVDPATATAHVGGGVSSLDVAVAGAPHGLVPVTGWRGDAGLVGLSLGGGCGPLTGRAGLAADNLLGAVVVLADGTRVDTDDDPDLLWALRGGGGDVGVVVQARLALHRARVLVGGTIVYPWSRAPTVLAGLADLLGSAPDELTVRSGVRRDPDGRPVVVVQPVWSGDPAAWTGRPGPVPHLATLGTPLSTDVAPLTLVSLLGDEDRARQVGGATRHELVRTRTLERLDPAATQALLDAGRTMTSPRSRVWLHHFHGAADRVDPASAALPLRRPHLVAEVVAGWDEAGRGALHRAWADRVAARLSWTALGGDATPLGPGEADRVTDVHGTDAVRLLELKTRYDPDGIFRSPPPPQSDSATTPA; this comes from the coding sequence CGCTCGTCCGCTGCCGGCACGCCGCCGACGTCCTGCTCGCGGTCCGGGCCGCGCGCGAGGCGGGACTGCCGCTGTCCGTGCTGGGCCGCGGGCACGACCGGGCCGGCCGCTCCCCCGTCGCGGGCGGGGTCGTCCTCGACGTGCAGGACCTGCGGTCGGTCGCGGTCGACCCGGCGACGGCCACCGCCCACGTCGGCGGCGGGGTCAGCAGCCTCGACGTCGCCGTGGCGGGCGCCCCGCACGGGCTGGTCCCCGTGACCGGCTGGCGCGGGGACGCCGGGCTCGTCGGCCTCAGCCTCGGCGGTGGCTGCGGGCCCCTGACGGGCCGGGCCGGGCTGGCCGCCGACAACCTCCTCGGCGCGGTGGTGGTGCTCGCCGACGGCACGCGGGTCGACACCGACGACGACCCCGACCTGCTGTGGGCGCTGCGCGGGGGCGGCGGCGACGTCGGCGTGGTCGTCCAGGCCCGTCTCGCGCTGCACCGGGCGCGGGTGCTGGTCGGCGGGACGATCGTGTACCCGTGGTCGCGGGCCCCCACGGTCCTGGCGGGGCTGGCGGACCTGCTGGGCTCGGCCCCGGACGAGCTGACGGTGCGCTCCGGCGTCCGCCGGGACCCCGACGGCCGGCCGGTCGTGGTGGTCCAGCCCGTGTGGTCCGGTGACCCGGCCGCCTGGACGGGACGTCCGGGGCCCGTCCCCCACCTGGCGACGCTCGGCACCCCGCTCAGCACGGACGTGGCCCCGCTCACGCTCGTCAGCCTGCTCGGCGACGAGGACCGCGCCCGGCAGGTCGGCGGCGCAACCCGGCACGAGCTGGTCCGCACCCGCACGCTCGAACGGCTCGACCCGGCGGCCACCCAGGCCCTCCTGGACGCCGGCCGGACGATGACCTCCCCGCGCTCACGGGTGTGGCTGCACCACTTCCACGGGGCCGCCGACCGCGTCGACCCCGCCTCGGCCGCGCTGCCGCTGCGCCGGCCCCACCTCGTGGCCGAGGTCGTCGCCGGCTGGGACGAGGCCGGCCGCGGCGCCCTGCACCGCGCCTGGGCCGACCGCGTCGCCGCCCGCCTGTCCTGGACGGCGCTCGGCGGCGACGCGACCCCCCTGGGGCCGGGAGAGGCCGACCGGGTCACCGACGTCCACGGGACCGACGCCGTGCGCCTGCTGGAGCTGAAGACGCGGTACGACCCCGACGGCATCTTCCGGTCCCCGCCGCCGCCACAGTCCGACTCCGCCACGACGCCGGCCTGA